Proteins encoded within one genomic window of Manis pentadactyla isolate mManPen7 chromosome 4, mManPen7.hap1, whole genome shotgun sequence:
- the ITGB3 gene encoding integrin beta-3 isoform X1 — MRARPLWTAALVLAALTGEAVGGPNICATRGVSSCQQCLAVSPMCAWCSDEALPVGSPRCNLKESLLKDNCPLESIEFPISEASILEARPLSDKGSGDSSQITQVSPQRIALRLRPDDSKNFSVQVRQVEDYPVDIYYLMDLSYSMKDDLRNIQNLGTQLASQMRELTSNLRIGFGAFVDKPVSPYMYISPQEAVKNPCYDMKTTCLPMFGYKHVLTLTDQVTRFNEEVKKQSVSRNRDAPEGGFDAIMQATVCDEKIGWRNDASHLLVFTTDAKTHIALDGRLAGIVQPNDGQCHVGSDNHYSASTTMDYPSLGLMTEKLSQKNINLIFAVTENVVRLYQNYSELIPGTTVGVLSTDSSNVLQLIVDAYGKIRSQVELEVRDLPEELSLSFNATCLNNEVIPGLKSCVGLKIGDTVSFSIEAKVRGCPQEKEKSFTIKPVGFKDSLTVQVTFDCDCACQAQAQPYSHHCNNGNGTFECGVCRCAPGWLGSQCECSEEDYRPSQQDECSPRDGQPICSQRGECLCGQCICHTSDFGKITGKYCECDDFSCVRYKGEMCSGHGQCSCGDCLCDSDWTGYYCNCTTRTDTCMSSNGLLCSGRGNCECGICVCTQPGSYGDTCEKCPTCPDACTFKKECVECKKFDRGALFKENTCNRYCRDEIESVKELRDTGKNAVNCTYKNEEDCVVRFQYYEDSSGKSVLCVVEEPECPKGPDILVVLLSVMGAILLIGLATLLIWKLLITIHDRKEFAKFEEERARAKWDTANNPLYKEATSTFTNITYRGT; from the exons GCCCTGCCTGTGGGGTCGCCCCGCTGTAACCTGAAGGAGAGTTTGCTGAAGGATAACTGTCCCCTGGAGTCCATCGAGTTCCCCATCAGTGAGGCCAGCATCCTGGAGGCCAGGCCCCTCAGCGACAAGGGCTCTGGAGACAGCTCCCAGATTACTCAAGTCAGTCCCCAGAGGATTGCGCTCCGGCTCCGGCCAG ATGACTCGAAGAATTTCTCCGTCCAAGTCCGGCAGGTGGAGGACTACCCTGTGGACATCTATTACTTGATGGACTTGTCTTACTCCATGAAGGATGATCTGCGGAACATCCAGAACCTGGGTACCCAGCTGGCCTCCCAGATGCGTGAGCTCACCAGTAACCTGCGGATTGGCTTTGGGGCTTTTGTGGACAAGCCCGTGTCACCATACATGTACATCTCCCCCCAAGAGGCCGTCAAAAACCCCTGCTATGA tatGAAGACCACCTGTTTGCCCATGTTTGGCTACAAACATGTGCTGACGCTAACGGACCAGGTGACCCGCTTCAATGAGGAGGTGAAGAAGCAGAGTGTGTCACGGAACCGAGATGCCCCAGAGGGTGGCTTTGATGCCATCATGCAGGCCACAGTGTGTGAT gagaAGATTGGCTGGAGGAATGATGCTTCCCACTTGCTGGTGTTTACCACTGATGCCAAGACCCATATAGCACTGGATGGAAGGCTGGCAGGCATTGTCCAGCCCAATGATGGGCAGTGTCATGTTGGCAGTGACAACCATTACTCCGCCTCTACTACCATG GATTATCCATCCCTAGGGCTGATGACTGAGAAGCTATCCCAGAAAAACATCAATTTGATTTTTGCAGTGACTGAAAATGTAGTCAGACTCTACCAG AACTACAGTGAGCTTATCCCAGGGACCACAGTGGGGGTTCTGTCTACTGATTCcagtaatgtcctccagctcattGTCGATGCTTATGGG AAAATCCGCTCTCAAGTGGAGCTGGAAGTGCGTGACCTCCCTGAGGAATTGTCTCTATCCTTCAATGCCACCTGTCTCAACAACGAGGTCATCCCAGGTCTCAAGTCTTGTGTAGGACTCAAGATCGGAGACACG GTGAGCTTCAGCATTGAGGCCAAGGTGCGCGGCTGCCCCCAGGAGAAGGAGAAGTCCTTCACCATCAAGCCCGTGGGCTTCAAAGACAGCCTTACTGTCCAGGTCACGTTcgactgcgactgtgcctgccaggcccaggcccagccgTACAGCCACCACTGCAACAACGGCAACGGGACGTTTGAGTGTGGGGTGTGCCGCTGCGCACCCGGCTGGCTGGGGTCCCAGTGCGAGTGCTCGGAGGAGGACTACCGCCCCTCCCAGCAGGACGAGTGCAGCCCCCGGGATGGCCAGCCCATCTGCAGCCAGCGGGGCGAGTGCCTCTGTGGCCAGTGCATCTGCCACACCAGTGACTTTGGCAAGATCACGGGCAAGTACTGTGAGTGTGACGACTTCTCCTGTGTCAGATACAAGGGGGAGATGTGCTCAG GCCACGGCCAGTGCAGCTGTGGGGACTGCCTGTGTGATTCCGACTGGACCGGCTACTACTGCAACTGTACCACGCGCACGGACACCTGCATGTCCAGCAACGGGCTGCTGTGCAGCGGCCGTGGCAACTGTGAATGTGGCATCTGTGTCTGCACCCAGCCAGGCTCCTACGGGGACACCTGTGAGAAGTGTCCCACCTGCCCTGACGCCTGCACCTTTAAGAA GGAGTGTGTGGAGTGTAAGAAGTTTGACCGGGGAGCCCTCTTCAAGGAAAATACCTGCAACCGTTACTGTCGTGATGAGATTGAGTCTGTGAAGGAACTCA ggGACACTGGCAAGAATGCGGTCAATTGTACGTATAAGAATGAGGAAGACTGTGTCGTCAGATTCCAGTACTATGAAGACTCCAGTGGGAAGTCCGTTCTCTGCGTGGTAGAAGAACCAG AGTGTCCCAAGGGCCCTGATATCTTGGTGGTCCTGCTTTCGGTGATGGGGGCCATTCTGCTCATCGGCCTTGCTACCCTGCTCATCTGGAAGCTCCTCATCACCATCCATGACCGGAAGGAGTTTGCTAAATTTGAGGAGGAGCGAGCCAGAGCAAAGTGGGACACA GCCAACAACCCACTGTATAAAGAGGCCACGTCCACCTTCACCAACATCACCTACCGGGGCACTTAA
- the ITGB3 gene encoding integrin beta-3 isoform X2: protein MRARPLWTAALVLAALTGEAVGGPNICATRGVSSCQQCLAVSPMCAWCSDEALPVGSPRCNLKESLLKDNCPLESIEFPISEASILEARPLSDKGSGDSSQITQVSPQRIALRLRPDDSKNFSVQVRQVEDYPVDIYYLMDLSYSMKDDLRNIQNLGTQLASQMRELTSNLRIGFGAFVDKPVSPYMYISPQEAVKNPCYDMKTTCLPMFGYKHVLTLTDQVTRFNEEVKKQSVSRNRDAPEGGFDAIMQATVCDEKIGWRNDASHLLVFTTDAKTHIALDGRLAGIVQPNDGQCHVGSDNHYSASTTMDYPSLGLMTEKLSQKNINLIFAVTENVVRLYQNYSELIPGTTVGVLSTDSSNVLQLIVDAYGKIRSQVELEVRDLPEELSLSFNATCLNNEVIPGLKSCVGLKIGDTVSFSIEAKVRGCPQEKEKSFTIKPVGFKDSLTVQVTFDCDCACQAQAQPYSHHCNNGNGTFECGVCRCAPGWLGSQCECSEEDYRPSQQDECSPRDGQPICSQRGECLCGQCICHTSDFGKITGKYCECDDFSCVRYKGEMCSGHGQCSCGDCLCDSDWTGYYCNCTTRTDTCMSSNGLLCSGRGNCECGICVCTQPGSYGDTCEKCPTCPDACTFKKECVECKKFDRGALFKENTCNRYCRDEIESVKELRDTGKNAVNCTYKNEEDCVVRFQYYEDSSGKSVLCVVEEPGQQPTV from the exons GCCCTGCCTGTGGGGTCGCCCCGCTGTAACCTGAAGGAGAGTTTGCTGAAGGATAACTGTCCCCTGGAGTCCATCGAGTTCCCCATCAGTGAGGCCAGCATCCTGGAGGCCAGGCCCCTCAGCGACAAGGGCTCTGGAGACAGCTCCCAGATTACTCAAGTCAGTCCCCAGAGGATTGCGCTCCGGCTCCGGCCAG ATGACTCGAAGAATTTCTCCGTCCAAGTCCGGCAGGTGGAGGACTACCCTGTGGACATCTATTACTTGATGGACTTGTCTTACTCCATGAAGGATGATCTGCGGAACATCCAGAACCTGGGTACCCAGCTGGCCTCCCAGATGCGTGAGCTCACCAGTAACCTGCGGATTGGCTTTGGGGCTTTTGTGGACAAGCCCGTGTCACCATACATGTACATCTCCCCCCAAGAGGCCGTCAAAAACCCCTGCTATGA tatGAAGACCACCTGTTTGCCCATGTTTGGCTACAAACATGTGCTGACGCTAACGGACCAGGTGACCCGCTTCAATGAGGAGGTGAAGAAGCAGAGTGTGTCACGGAACCGAGATGCCCCAGAGGGTGGCTTTGATGCCATCATGCAGGCCACAGTGTGTGAT gagaAGATTGGCTGGAGGAATGATGCTTCCCACTTGCTGGTGTTTACCACTGATGCCAAGACCCATATAGCACTGGATGGAAGGCTGGCAGGCATTGTCCAGCCCAATGATGGGCAGTGTCATGTTGGCAGTGACAACCATTACTCCGCCTCTACTACCATG GATTATCCATCCCTAGGGCTGATGACTGAGAAGCTATCCCAGAAAAACATCAATTTGATTTTTGCAGTGACTGAAAATGTAGTCAGACTCTACCAG AACTACAGTGAGCTTATCCCAGGGACCACAGTGGGGGTTCTGTCTACTGATTCcagtaatgtcctccagctcattGTCGATGCTTATGGG AAAATCCGCTCTCAAGTGGAGCTGGAAGTGCGTGACCTCCCTGAGGAATTGTCTCTATCCTTCAATGCCACCTGTCTCAACAACGAGGTCATCCCAGGTCTCAAGTCTTGTGTAGGACTCAAGATCGGAGACACG GTGAGCTTCAGCATTGAGGCCAAGGTGCGCGGCTGCCCCCAGGAGAAGGAGAAGTCCTTCACCATCAAGCCCGTGGGCTTCAAAGACAGCCTTACTGTCCAGGTCACGTTcgactgcgactgtgcctgccaggcccaggcccagccgTACAGCCACCACTGCAACAACGGCAACGGGACGTTTGAGTGTGGGGTGTGCCGCTGCGCACCCGGCTGGCTGGGGTCCCAGTGCGAGTGCTCGGAGGAGGACTACCGCCCCTCCCAGCAGGACGAGTGCAGCCCCCGGGATGGCCAGCCCATCTGCAGCCAGCGGGGCGAGTGCCTCTGTGGCCAGTGCATCTGCCACACCAGTGACTTTGGCAAGATCACGGGCAAGTACTGTGAGTGTGACGACTTCTCCTGTGTCAGATACAAGGGGGAGATGTGCTCAG GCCACGGCCAGTGCAGCTGTGGGGACTGCCTGTGTGATTCCGACTGGACCGGCTACTACTGCAACTGTACCACGCGCACGGACACCTGCATGTCCAGCAACGGGCTGCTGTGCAGCGGCCGTGGCAACTGTGAATGTGGCATCTGTGTCTGCACCCAGCCAGGCTCCTACGGGGACACCTGTGAGAAGTGTCCCACCTGCCCTGACGCCTGCACCTTTAAGAA GGAGTGTGTGGAGTGTAAGAAGTTTGACCGGGGAGCCCTCTTCAAGGAAAATACCTGCAACCGTTACTGTCGTGATGAGATTGAGTCTGTGAAGGAACTCA ggGACACTGGCAAGAATGCGGTCAATTGTACGTATAAGAATGAGGAAGACTGTGTCGTCAGATTCCAGTACTATGAAGACTCCAGTGGGAAGTCCGTTCTCTGCGTGGTAGAAGAACCAG GCCAACAACCCACTGTATAA